Sequence from the Actinocatenispora sera genome:
TCGGTTCGACGGACCGGGAGGCGGCGGTCGGTTCGACGGACCGGGAGACGGCGGACCGGGAGACGGACCGGGAGGCGGGGGTCGGCGCAGGCGGCGGAGATGCGGCGGTTGGGTTCGCCGGGTTCGGGCGGCGCGGTGGGAGTGCGAGGGCGAACGGAGCCGCGGCGAGCAGCAGCATCGCGGCGGCCAGTACGGCGTGGGTCGGGTGCAGGGTGGCGGCCAGTACGCCGGCCAGCGCCGGACCCACGAGCGCGGACACCGCGAAGGATGCGGAGTCGGCGGCGTAGCCGCGACGGATCGCCGCCGGCGAGACGACCGTCGCCAGCCGGGAGCTCCATCCCGCGCTGAGCGCCGGGCCGAACGCGCCGGCCGCGACGGCGACGAGTACCGCCGGCCACAGCGCCGCGCGGGCGAGGACGACGGTCAGCAGGGCCAGACCGGCGGCGTACCCGAGCAGGCAGCCGGCAAGGAAGCGGGGCGGGCGGTGGGCCCGGTCGAGTACCGCGCCGAGGAGCGGGCCGCCGACCGCGGTGGCGGCGGTCAGCGCACCGAGCACCAGCCCGGCCGACCGGGTGGAGCCGGTGGCGGCGAGACCGAGCAGGACCAGGGCGGGACCGGATGCCTCGTCGCCGGTGCGGGCGGCGGTGGCTCCGGCGAGGTACCGGGCCAGCCCGTAACGGCCTCTCATGAGAATGACGTTACACTGGAGAGCATGGACGGAGTTCGCTGGACGGCCGGGTCGGCGCCGATCGAGGCCGCACAACGGGCGGCGGACCTGCTGATCGAGCTGCGGTCCGGCGAACCGGATCTCGCCGGGCGGCTCGCCGCGGTGCTCGCCGAACACGGCGAGGCGGGCGTCGAGCTCGCCCCGGTCGAGATCGACGACCTGCGGGCCGCGGCCGAGCCCGTGGACGCCGTGTTCGCCGCGACCGACACCTCCGCCGCAGCCGACGCACTGAATGCCCTCTTCGCCCGGTACGCGGGGCCGCCCCGGCTGACCGCGCACGGCGGTACGGCCTGGCACCTGCACGTCGACGCGGACGATGACGGGCGCTGGGGCGAGTGGTTCGCCACCTCCTCCGGACTGGCGCTCGCGGTACTGCTGGCCGAGCGGCAGGCGCCGCCCGGCGGGGTGTGCGCCGCACCGGGATGCGCTCGCCCGTTCGTCGCGCACGGCGCGGGATCGCCCCGGCGGTACTGCTCCAGCCGGTGCGCCACCCGGGTCCGGGTCGCCCGACACCGCTCCGGCAACTGACCCACCGCCGCCAGCGTGGCCCTGGCTGCGAATCGCACCGACGGAGCCGTCGGGACACGCTCTAGGGTGGCGCCATGACGAGCACTGGGACCGATCCGCTGGTGGCACGGATGCACGAGTTCGGTACGACCGTCTTCGCCGAGATGTCGGCGCTCGCGGTACGCACCGGCGCGATCAACCTGGGGCAGGGGTTCCCGGACACCGACGGTCCGGCGGAGATGCTCGCCGCGGCGACCGCCGCGATCCGGGACGGGCACAACCAGTACCCACCGGGGCCCGGGGTGCCCGAGTTGCGCGCCGCCATCGCCGAGCAACAACGGCGGGACTGGCAGCTCGGGTACGACCCCGATGGCGAGATCGTGGTGACCGCCGGGGCCACCGAGGCGATCGCGGCGGCGATCCTCGGCCTGTGCGAGAGCGGCGACGAGGTGGTCTGCTTCGAGCCGTACTACGACTCGTACGCGGCGTCGATCGCGCTGGCACACGCGGTGCGGCGACCGGTGACGCTGCGGCCGGGGCCGGACGGCTACACGTTCGACCCGGACGAGCTGCGTGCCGCGTTCGGGCCCCGCACGCGGTTGCTGCTGCTCAACTCCCCGCACAACCCCACCGGCAAGGTGTTCACCGCGGCCGAGCTTGCGTTGATCGCGCAGCTGTGCCAGGAGCACGACGTGTACGCAGTGACCGACGAGGTGTACGAACATCTGGTCTTCACCGACTCGGCCGCGCCGCACATCCCGCTCGCCGGGCTGCCCGGCATGCGCGAGCGCACCATCCGCATCTCGTCGGCCGGCAAGAGCTTCTCCTGCACCGGCTGGAAGGTCGGCTGGGCCAGCGGTCCGGCCCGGCTGGTCTCCGCGGTACTGCGGGTCAAGCAGTTCCTGACGTTCGTCAACGCGGGTCCGCTGCAACCCGCGGTCGCGGTCGCGCTGCGGCTGCCGGGCAGCTACCTGACCGGGGTGCGGGATCGGTTGCAGGCCGGCCGGGACCTGCTCACCGCCGGCCTTGCCGAGGCGGGGTTCGGCGTGCACCCGTCGTCCGGGACGTATTTCGTGACCGCCGACATCGGCCCGCTGGGCGGCCGGGACGGAATCGAGTTCTGCCGGGCGCTGCCGGATCGGTGCGGCGTGGTCGCGGTACCGACCCAGGTGTTCTACGACAACCAGGAGGTCGGCCGCCGGGTCGTCAGGTTCGCCTGCTCCAAGCGTCCCGAGGTACTCGCCGAAGCGGCGAACCGGTTGCGCGCGCTCGCCGGCTGAGGCGCCGTGCCCCTGCCGACACCTCCCTAGCACACCGGCGCATGTTTTCCGGTTCGCTGTCCACAGGCATCCTGGTTATCCACAGTTTGCGGTGAGGTGGTGGCGCCTGGTGCTTTTTGGGGCGACGCTGCCCGGGTGGGACGTATCAGCGGATCGACGCACCGAACCCGACACGCCAGCCTGCCCGTCGACGACCGGGAGCCCGCCGGCGATCCGGCCCCGGGGTCGAGCGCCGCTCCGATCGGCGCCGATGGTCCGCGGTCGAGCGAGTCACCCGACCCGACGCCACCAGACTGGGTGGATCTCGGCTGGGCCGCGGGCGACGACTGGATCGCCGCCCCGGACGCTCGGCCCCGCCTGCAGCTGGTCGCGACGCCACCCGACGCACCGGCGGGAAGGATCCGGGCTCGGCTGGTCGGCGTCGGGAGGATCCTGACCGTGGTTCGGGGGACCCGGCTCGGTCGCGGACGCGCGCCGCGGGCTGCGCACGACTCCACCGAGACCGGATCGAGCGCCCAGACCACCGCGCGCCGGCTGCGCCTCGTACCGTCGGCCACGACGTTCCGGCCGTCACCCGATCCGGCGCCGGCGCCGAAGCCAGCCGGTGACGTCGGCACCGCACGGACCGGCGGCGCGGTGACGGGTGCGGGCGGCGTCGTGGTTCCCTTGCTGGCCCGGCGCTCCCGCCCGAGCGCCGACCCCGCTGTCCTGACCGAGGGTCTGCGCACGGCCGGCGACCCGCGGACGAGCAATGCCGCAGACACCAACGGCGGCCTGCCGACGGCCGGCGATATGCACACGGGCGAGGTCCTGGAGACGACCGACCGCACGTGGAATGCGGATGCGGCGCAGACCGCGGGCGGCACGCCGAAGACCGACGCGGCGGAGACCACCGGCGGCCTGCCGAGGGGCGACGGCCCACCGACGACCGATGCCGAGGAGACGACCGGCGCCAGAAGGAGCGTCGGCACAACCGAGCCCGCCGCGACGGTGGTTCGGCTGCCGGAGAGGGCTGGCGCGACCGGACCGGCCGCGACGGTCACCCGACTACCAGCGAGCACTGGCCCGACCGGACCGGCCCGGACGGTGGCTCGGGTGCCGGGACGACCTCGCCAGGTCATCGACGACGGCCGGCTCGACGCCGCCGCCCGGTCCGCGCCCGTGGCGGATGGTTCGGCTCGCCGGACCGCCCGGGTCGCGATCGATCTGTTGCGCCGGCACGCTCGCCGCCCGGGCCGATCGATCCGGGGCCGATGGATCGCCGCCGTGGCGGCGGTGGCGGCGCTGGCGATCTGTGGGGTGCTGGCCGCCCAGCAACCGGCGCGCGGTGGCCCGGCCGGCCCGGCCCCGGCGCCCCGCGCCGGATACCGGTGGCCGCTGCCCGGCACCCCGGCGGTGGTGCGCGCGTTCGACCCACCCCCGAAGCGCTGGCTGCCCGGCCACCGGGGCGTGGATCTGGGCGGTGCCGCGGGCACGCCGGTGCTCGCCGCCGGACCGGGCGTCGTCGCGTACGCCGGCCACATCGCCGGGATCGGCGTGATCAGCATCGAGCACGCCGGCGGGCTCCGGACGACCTACCAACCGGTGCGGCCGCTGGTGCACGCCGGCGAGCACGTGACCGCGGGCGAGCGCATCGGCATCCTCGATGCCGGACATCCGGGGTGTCGCCGGGGCGCGTGCCTGCACTGGGGGTTGCGCCGCGGTGAGCAGTACCTGGACCCGCTGAGCCTGCTCGGCTTCGGCCGGGTCCGACTCCTGCCGCTGGCCCCCGAACGGGCAGCCTGAGCCGCCTCGGCGCAGTCAGCCGACGGCTCCTCGGCTCAACGCTCGCCGCCCCGGCCCGGCGGGCGTGCCGTCCGGCCGGCGAGCGTTCCGGTCGGCAGCCTGCCCTGCCTCCGGCCGATGTCGGACGGCAGCGGCAGCGGCAGCGGCAGCGGCAGCGGCAGCGGCAGCGGCAGCGGCAGCGGCAGCGGCAGCGGCAGCGGCAGCGGCAGCGGCAGCGGAGCCTATCGGGCTCGGAGCAGGGTGGGTAGGGCGCGCGCCAGCCCCTCGAAGTCGTCGGCGCCGTTGTAGACCTGCGCGCAGATACGCAGCAGGCCGATGCGACGCCACGCGGTCACCGCGACGTGGGTACGCAGCTGCTCGGCGATCCGGTTGCGCAGCGCGCTCGCCGCCTCGGCCGTGGTGGCGACGCCGGGTGGCAGCCGGACGACCCGCATGGCCAGCTCCGGTGCCGCGCGGACCGCCGGCGTGCCCAGCGCCTCGGTGATCAGGCGCTGGCCGTACCGGGCGAGCCGGGCGTTGTGGTCTCGCACGACGTCCAGGCCCAGCGCGGTCATCGTGTGCAGGCCGGCCGGGGCCGCAAGCCACCCCGCGAAGTCCTGGGTGCCCTGGAACTCGACGCTGGCGGGGAATCCGTTGTCGTACTCCCACGACGCGGCGAGCGGCCGGATGCTCGCGCGATGCGCCGCAGCGACGTACAGCAGTCCGGCCCCGCGCGGTGCGTACGCCCACTTGTGCAGGTTGCCGAACCAGGCGTCCACGCCCAGCGTCGACACGTCGACATCGATCATTCCGGGCACGTGTGCCGCGTCGACGGCCACGAACACGCCGCGGCGGTGCAGCTCCGCGGCGAGCCTGCGCACCGGGAACAGTTTCGCGGTGGCCGAACTGATCTGGTCGATGACAGCGACCCGGGTCCGGTCCGTGGTGGCCGCGAGGATCGCCGCGACCACTGCATCGTCGTCGTCCTCCAGCCCGACCTTGGCCTCCACGACGGTGGCGCCGGTTTCGGCGCACCGACGCGCCGCCTCGATCCCGACCGCCCCGTACGCGTGGTCGGTGAGCAGGATCTCGTCACCCGACCGCAGCGGTACCGAGCCGAGCACGACGGCGCACGCCGCCGTCACGTTCGGCACCAGCGCGGTGCCGTCGGGGTCGGCGCCGACGAACCGGGCGAGGTGCCGGCGGGTGTGCCGGAGCCGCTCCATGATCCCGGGCGGCTTCAGAAACCGCATCGGGTCCGCTTCCTGTTCCTCCCGCAGCCGGGCCGCGGCCCGCTGGGTCGGGATCGGCGCAGCGCCGAACGAGCCGTGGTTCAGATGCACGTAGCTCGGGTCCAGGGTGAACAACAGCCGGGCGCCCGGCAGCGGCTCGGGTGGCTTGTCGTTGGGCATGGCCACGGCGGTCGGCCTTTCACGCGCGAGGGTGTGCCTGACGGTACGCGCGGCGGAGCCGTTCGACCGAGACATGGGTGTAGAGCTGTGTCGTCGCCAATGATGCATGACCCAGCAGCTCCTGCACCGAGCGCAGATCCGCTCCCCCGTCGAGCAGGTGGGTGGCGGCCGAGTGTCGCAACGCGTGCGGCGCCACCGACGGCACCCGTGCTTCCGCTGCGCGGGC
This genomic interval carries:
- a CDS encoding M23 family metallopeptidase, whose amino-acid sequence is MPGRPRQVIDDGRLDAAARSAPVADGSARRTARVAIDLLRRHARRPGRSIRGRWIAAVAAVAALAICGVLAAQQPARGGPAGPAPAPRAGYRWPLPGTPAVVRAFDPPPKRWLPGHRGVDLGGAAGTPVLAAGPGVVAYAGHIAGIGVISIEHAGGLRTTYQPVRPLVHAGEHVTAGERIGILDAGHPGCRRGACLHWGLRRGEQYLDPLSLLGFGRVRLLPLAPERAA
- a CDS encoding aminotransferase class V-fold PLP-dependent enzyme, which encodes MPNDKPPEPLPGARLLFTLDPSYVHLNHGSFGAAPIPTQRAAARLREEQEADPMRFLKPPGIMERLRHTRRHLARFVGADPDGTALVPNVTAACAVVLGSVPLRSGDEILLTDHAYGAVGIEAARRCAETGATVVEAKVGLEDDDDAVVAAILAATTDRTRVAVIDQISSATAKLFPVRRLAAELHRRGVFVAVDAAHVPGMIDVDVSTLGVDAWFGNLHKWAYAPRGAGLLYVAAAHRASIRPLAASWEYDNGFPASVEFQGTQDFAGWLAAPAGLHTMTALGLDVVRDHNARLARYGQRLITEALGTPAVRAAPELAMRVVRLPPGVATTAEAASALRNRIAEQLRTHVAVTAWRRIGLLRICAQVYNGADDFEGLARALPTLLRAR
- a CDS encoding CGNR zinc finger domain-containing protein, producing the protein MDGVRWTAGSAPIEAAQRAADLLIELRSGEPDLAGRLAAVLAEHGEAGVELAPVEIDDLRAAAEPVDAVFAATDTSAAADALNALFARYAGPPRLTAHGGTAWHLHVDADDDGRWGEWFATSSGLALAVLLAERQAPPGGVCAAPGCARPFVAHGAGSPRRYCSSRCATRVRVARHRSGN
- a CDS encoding pyridoxal phosphate-dependent aminotransferase, coding for MTSTGTDPLVARMHEFGTTVFAEMSALAVRTGAINLGQGFPDTDGPAEMLAAATAAIRDGHNQYPPGPGVPELRAAIAEQQRRDWQLGYDPDGEIVVTAGATEAIAAAILGLCESGDEVVCFEPYYDSYAASIALAHAVRRPVTLRPGPDGYTFDPDELRAAFGPRTRLLLLNSPHNPTGKVFTAAELALIAQLCQEHDVYAVTDEVYEHLVFTDSAAPHIPLAGLPGMRERTIRISSAGKSFSCTGWKVGWASGPARLVSAVLRVKQFLTFVNAGPLQPAVAVALRLPGSYLTGVRDRLQAGRDLLTAGLAEAGFGVHPSSGTYFVTADIGPLGGRDGIEFCRALPDRCGVVAVPTQVFYDNQEVGRRVVRFACSKRPEVLAEAANRLRALAG